The window aatttcgagatattGCTTACTGAGACTTCATACAAGTGTAACCTTGACTTGAATGAAAAGGTGAAAGATGTGCTATAGATTTTTGGTGTTTGTGGAATTCTAGTCTAGTTAGAGTCTGTAGAACCTAGTAGATTTTCGGAGAAATGGATAGTGTGGTGAACGATGAATCGAGGAAGATGGATAGTATAGTTATATTCTGATTGTAAAACTATACGAGTAGTAGAACCTAGTAGATTTTGGTCCTGTGTATATTGTCCAAGGCTCGATACCATAAGCCGTTGCcttattatgtttttgtttcttcacGTGCTTCTTATGAACCACAAAGCTGGCATTGTTTGTTATTACAGTATGCTTATCTGTTTATATCCATTTCTTCAAGTCCGTGTGATTCCGGTTTTGTTTCTTGCATTCTAATGACTGTTTGGGCTTATATGGTACAGATGGTCATCTGGTTCATCATACCGGCTACAAGAAACAACAAATCAAACCATAACAACAATGCTCTTGCTCTGATTGTACTGTTACAGTATATACCAAGGTTATACCTCATTTTCCCATTGAGTTCTCAAATAATAAAAGCAACAGGAGTGGTGACCAAAACTGCGTGGGCAGGGGCTGCTTACAATTTGATACTCTACATGCTGGCAAGCCATGTATGTAAGCACGTGGCGCTGTTATTGTTTTTGCCTAATGCAGTTGTTCAACTGTCAACTGATTGTATTTTGTTGTCATAGGTCCTAGGCGCGGCCTGGTATGTACTGTCGGTTGACAGGTACTTGTCTTGCTGGAAATCAGTATGCAAGAGAGAAGAAAGCCCTACAAAATGTTCTCTCTCGTATTTGAACTGCGACGCTGCTGATATTTTGGAGCGTAATATTTGGATTAATGGCACCAAGGTGTTCCAAAGTTGTGATCCTGACCAGGAGATTAACTTCAAATTCGGGATTTTTGAGAAAGCTGTAATGAAACAGGTCGTATCTTCTAGCTTTGTCCGAAGATACTTCTACTGCTTATGGTGGGGCTTGCAGAACTTAaggtactattattatttcgtTTACTGCTTTCCTCAATGTTAATCAAGAACTTGTATATACTTCGCTATTCAGCTGCTCGTTGATCCTTCCCCGCCAACTGACTGCTAACTTCTTCTTGTGTTCGTTTATATTACTCAGTTCATATGGGCAGAATTTGTCGACCAGCACGTACATTGGAGAAACATCATTTGCCATTCTCATTGCTATATTGGGTCTTGTTCTGTTTGCACATCTTATTGGAAATATGCAGGCAAGTGAATTGatccattttctattttagttgcTGGAGTAATCCTATCTGTATTTGTCTCTTTTTTGGGTTGTGGCTTTAATTGTATGATTTCTATTTCTACTTGCAGACTTACTTGCAGTCATTAACGGTTAGGCTCGAGGAATGGAGACTCAAAAGACGAGACACTGAGGAATGGATGCGGCACAGACAGCTTCCTGAAGATTTGAGGAAACGTGTTAGGCGCTATGTTCAATACAAGTGGCTTGCAACCCGAGGAGTGGATGAAGAAGCTATTCTCCATGGGTTGCCCGTTGATCTGAGCCGTGACATACAGCGCCACCTATGCTTGGACCTTGTCCGACGAGTATGATCCTCCATCACTGTACTAATTTTACTAGGATTGCATCTATAGCTGAGAGTGATCTTTCCTCATGTTTTTGCAGGTTCCTTTTTTCTCCCAGATGGATGATCAGTTACTCGATGCTATATGTGAACGATTGGTTTCTTCGTTGAGTACGGAGGGAACTTACATTGTTCGTGAGGGCGACCCTGTGTCGGAGATGCTCTTCATCATCAGAGGACGACTTGAGAGTTCAACTACAAACGGAGGTCGGACTGGTTTCTTCAACTCCATCACCCTGAGACCTGGAGATTTCTGCGGGGAGGAGCTCCTAGCCTGGGCTCTGCTCCCGAAATCAGCTCTCAACTTGCCTTCTTCTACAAGGACGGTTATCGCCCTTGTTGAAGTCGAGGCTTTTGTGTTGCGAGCGGAAGATCTCAAGTTCGTCGCTAATCAGTTCCGGCGCCTACACAGTAAGAAACTGCAGCACACATTCCGCTTCTATTCTCATCACTGGAGGACTTGGGCTGCGTGCTTCATACAAGCTGCGTGGCGGAGATTCAAAAGGAGAAAGATGGCTAAGGATCTTGCCAGAATGGAGTCATTTGCAATGGAAGGCAGCGATTCTTCAGCTGCTACAACGACGACCCCCTCGACAATCAGCTCAAATCTTGGAGTGACGATACTAGCTTCAAGATTTGCTGCAAACACCAGAAAGAAGATTAAACATGTACATTTGCCTAAACTCCCAAAACCTGAGGAGCCCGACTTCTCTGCTGAGCCAGACGATTAGTCTAGTCGATGCATACAAAAGATTACTACTTTCTCTGCAGTTTCATCATTGAATGTAGAAATATTTGATAATATATAATCGGAAATGGTTATTACACGATGTCTTGTTAATCAGTGAACCTCGAACAAGGCTTCATGCACCAATTACAAGTAGCGTGTGTGTCTCAATACTTTTCATTGTCGTAGAATTCTATGGTCTTGTACTTCTGGGAAATGATCTCGGCCTCGACCTTTCTAGCTGTATCAGTGGCGCAACCAACGAGAATGAGGACAGACGTGCCCGCAAATCCCCTAAAAGCTGTAAGATGTGTTGCTTGCTCAATGACAGCAGGACCAGCAGCAAGAATAGCCAAGAATACAGAACCCAGAACTGATATTCTGCTCAGTACCTACAAATCCAACCCGAACATAGAAGCAACAAAACGCATTCAACGACTTGTGCATAATGgagttataaataatatatggGTGAGGGAGGGAGGCCGTTACCGTTTTGATGAAAAGAGCAGTACTTTTTCCAGGTCGGATAAGCGGGATTGAAGCACCTTGCCTCTTCAGCTGTTCACTGACATCGTCGGGGTCCAGTTGCAGGAAGgtgtagtagtaattaaagaATGCTATTAACAAAATGTTTGTTGGCAAGTACAGAGAACctgaatcataaaaatatcacacATTTTGGGCAGATTCTTTAATAAAAACCAATATGAAACTTAATTGATTTACGACGTACCCCCAGGGTTCAAACCTACAGCAGCCTTCTTTAGAAAATTCAGACCCGTAAATCGTGCTATAGTTCCTGGAAGAGCCAAGGACGAAGTAGAGAAGATGATGGGCATCACTCCTGAACTATTCACCTGTTCATCTTAAGCTATTGGTATAAAATTATTACGATGCATAGAGCAAATCTTATACTACGAAATTTCCTTGCTGGCGTTATGTAAAAGTTGAAAATGGAACTGGCAATCAAAAGAGACATAAATAGATGAATGTTTTGCTGAGCTTATTTCTGAACAGACTCGTTTCCGCATTTTCACAACAGAGGCGGGATTTAATGGCAATTCTTAGAGTGAATATATGCAACAAGCACAGTTAATATCAGAAACATGTAGTGACCTTAAAGGGTAAGTAAGCAGACTTTTGAAGTCCTCCGGCTCCGCTTGTATATCTTGAGGCATAATTAATTGGGATTTTCCTCTCTGCTTCCTGAAACATGAAAAACCACTCCACTGAATCCAATGAGTAGTAGCATTTCAACAACTTGAATAGCAAAGATAAATTGTACCTGCACATATACAATGCTAAGGACCAGCAAGGAGAAAGAGACAATGATGCCAACTAGTCCAGCATAGTTACCGTCTTTAAATGCTTCCGCAACTGTCCTCCCAAACGATGCCGGTAAATAGGATATGATATTTGTGAAGATCAATAGTGATGTACCATTTCCAAGTTTTAAATCGGTAATTCTTTCCCCAATATAGGTTGTCAACACCGAGCCTAGAGTCAGCATAATAATGGACGAGAGAGCCCACTCGGTGCTGAAGTCATTGACATATGGTCGAAGATACAACACTTGTCCAATCGCCTGCCaagcaaattaaatttttacagAAAACACAAAAGCAAATGGTGACAAGGTTGATAATGCCAGGAGAATGATGCTATCCCGGCATGACACTGTATGCAAGCCTCTATATTGTCCATTCATTTACCTGCACAACTGCAAAGCCAACAGATGCATATCGAGTATACTGCAGCACCTTCTTTCTTCCAGCCTCACCTTCTCGCTTCTGAAGTTCTTGCAATTTGGGATAGATTTGAGTGAGAAGCTGAAAAACAATCTGCGCATTGATAAAGGGCACAATGCCAAGGGAGCCTATTCCAAGCCGACCAATACCCCCTCCAGAAAATGAATCTAGAGTGCCTAAGAGGCTATTCTGGTCGAGATTACCAACAAAAGCTTCCCGATTGACTCCACCAAGAGGTATGTATATACCAAGTCGCGATAGAGCAAGAAAGCCTAAAAGCTTGAGAAATTTTCCAGGAAGTGGACCCTTGAAGAAATCCCCAACATCAATTCTAGTATCTTCGATAGCAGCTGGAAAATGTCAAAGAATCCTAAGCAATGGCCAAGAGCAGCAAGTAAAGATTTATATAGGACATAAAATCTGAAAACAGATATGCTACTAAAGAAACCTGCCACTCCTCTTGCAGATGATGCTTTCTCTTTTCGTATGCCTGAGTTGCCCTCagaaatttgagaaaatactTCTACAACACTTTCCCAAGCAGTTTTTATAGCTGAGAATCCACCTGGATCGATACCCAGTGGATCAAAAGACGAACTCTCACAACTGGGAGAAGTTTAAATCACAACAAATATGTCAATACACTAGGGCATTTTTGATGCAGTTAAAGCCTTAAATGCTAGTTACTTCAAAGACATGTAAAAAGCAACATCTCCAAACCTATCCATCTCTGAAATAGGTCATTAAGCAGACAAATTGCtacaagtttgattaaaaagCCATTATCTAAGCAATTTGGagaactattttaattttaatcatccTAAAAGCACATAACTCACACCAGGAACTCAAATAACACAAACAATTAATACATTATCAGTACTGTGAAATCTAATTATAGAATATGCATAATGTAATGAATAATAACTTTATCAACGTGAGCAATTTCCAGAGATAAATATTATAGACATCGATTCAAAAACAGGCAAAAATTGCAGGATTAATTAAAGTTCAAATTGGGAAATTGAACACGAAGAAAGCGTGAAGGAAAACCCTTTCCGCTAAAAATAGGGGATTCAT is drawn from Salvia hispanica cultivar TCC Black 2014 chromosome 6, UniMelb_Shisp_WGS_1.0, whole genome shotgun sequence and contains these coding sequences:
- the LOC125193458 gene encoding cyclic nucleotide-gated ion channel 17-like, which gives rise to MEMRSEKNVRFSSEGKQQNKLTSTVLNSDRKCKIIKSLNFGGAKVFPEQQEPCHKHILDPGSDIVLNWNRAFIVSCLLALFVDPLYFYLPSIGGSKGSWCAKTDVKLRIVVTFFRTIADLFYLLHVVIKFRTAYVAPSSRVFGRGELVMDPKKIARRYLRSDFFIDLVATLPLPQMVIWFIIPATRNNKSNHNNNALALIVLLQYIPRLYLIFPLSSQIIKATGVVTKTAWAGAAYNLILYMLASHVLGAAWYVLSVDRYLSCWKSVCKREESPTKCSLSYLNCDAADILERNIWINGTKVFQSCDPDQEINFKFGIFEKAVMKQVVSSSFVRRYFYCLWWGLQNLSSYGQNLSTSTYIGETSFAILIAILGLVLFAHLIGNMQTYLQSLTVRLEEWRLKRRDTEEWMRHRQLPEDLRKRVRRYVQYKWLATRGVDEEAILHGLPVDLSRDIQRHLCLDLVRRVPFFSQMDDQLLDAICERLVSSLSTEGTYIVREGDPVSEMLFIIRGRLESSTTNGGRTGFFNSITLRPGDFCGEELLAWALLPKSALNLPSSTRTVIALVEVEAFVLRAEDLKFVANQFRRLHSKKLQHTFRFYSHHWRTWAACFIQAAWRRFKRRKMAKDLARMESFAMEGSDSSAATTTTPSTISSNLGVTILASRFAANTRKKIKHVHLPKLPKPEEPDFSAEPDD
- the LOC125193459 gene encoding preprotein translocase subunit SCY1, chloroplastic-like — protein: MLITVRQISSCLCSTTFPNHNSVSKKPSFSAKPHNYVYKSICRATLTIHKNTSTSNNNQSCESSSFDPLGIDPGGFSAIKTAWESVVEVFSQISEGNSGIRKEKASSARGVAAAIEDTRIDVGDFFKGPLPGKFLKLLGFLALSRLGIYIPLGGVNREAFVGNLDQNSLLGTLDSFSGGGIGRLGIGSLGIVPFINAQIVFQLLTQIYPKLQELQKREGEAGRKKVLQYTRYASVGFAVVQAIGQVLYLRPYVNDFSTEWALSSIIMLTLGSVLTTYIGERITDLKLGNGTSLLIFTNIISYLPASFGRTVAEAFKDGNYAGLVGIIVSFSLLVLSIVYVQEAERKIPINYASRYTSGAGGLQKSAYLPFKVNSSGVMPIIFSTSSLALPGTIARFTGLNFLKKAAVGLNPGGSLYLPTNILLIAFFNYYYTFLQLDPDDVSEQLKRQGASIPLIRPGKSTALFIKTVLSRISVLGSVFLAILAAGPAVIEQATHLTAFRGFAGTSVLILVGCATDTARKVEAEIISQKYKTIEFYDNEKY